One genomic region from Metallosphaera tengchongensis encodes:
- a CDS encoding proton-conducting transporter membrane subunit — MLGLYILITSLVLSSIVFFVKEKRTSAILTGVAIALNLFFLFRRGLFDEFFVANTIGSFGLTVNDLNLGFVITILAVTILTIPYSLRYMEERFHELGSGNWGLFFGLFSLFAVSMLYVVLSTNLLEIYVFLEIALVTSFLLILLYGYGDRRRISLLYFVWTHVGTVLLLASIIVIGLETGSMDVYSAYGVFRDYSSIGYSLVLFLLAVVGMMVKGAQAGVNVWLPYAHGEAPTPISVLLSPNMVGLGVFVSIIYFYLFPGLQFLAPIFIGWAVLTMIYGGINALAQRDFKRFLAYSSVSQMGYMLLGGSIAFFVGLTNSIASLPLGIIASILIYASHGLGKALLFMSAGASITEAHERDIDKLGGFYLTSPLHTTLSFIGLLNILGLPPTVGLVSEALLLFATGELVSKVGVPWFLVLAAFLFIAIGLSSAYATYLFKKVYAGKPKIEVSLDKAKEYSVPMFLIAVISVVLFFLPQLAVNSIGNFLTSLTGSNLLLPLTVFLPAIGSLVALVTTSKLSRDVRGAIVTVTIGISMVMAWLNLINSVELNRIFFVPSQYYLISGYLSFSSSLLQSILGVFVSTLSFFIGIYSVGYMREDNVLRRYWGFFGFFVSSMLAVVLSDNLLLFIAGWEGTSLASYGLISYWLDDNEKNVVGDPGRFVLNLEYLSKPTTSGIRAMIFTRVADVGLLMGLGYLLYLTSGSPYYGSTSLYNQVGVLPGVFQVLSLVASTPLGLGILILTFLGGLSKSAQFPFTQWLVTAMTGPTPVSALIHAATMVNLGAMLTFLTYPFLEFQANSSSIGNLILFFSFMAGISLFTALYTSFNALVSNEQKVVLANSTADQISLMILSSSLGGLLAIYQGNLIYLFTGIAIGIVQMIAHGVYKASLFMNAGSVIHYTENRYMGVFPKLYKRLKTVFILQLIAALNLANVPPLVGFWAHSYISSLTSFSSPLNLLYLFLEFLGAVYILRYVMKTFLWSSEGHEEAEGHVYPEMVISPAVLILASIGLGVSIPVIVSFLASHFIAASSLFSFDFVEFGLSMVGILIAVLVYVRPRDFSATGLKPFINFLYYGWYVYPALDKLGMSLYGGALGLYRRFEYGVIDMGLNVKLPGVLISTGNKYYKDIQTGLLRDYIGLYVGGFILLMVIVLIIIGVI; from the coding sequence ATGTTAGGTTTGTACATACTAATAACATCGTTAGTTTTGTCCTCTATTGTGTTTTTTGTTAAGGAGAAGAGGACCTCAGCTATCCTTACAGGGGTTGCTATAGCTCTGAACCTTTTCTTCCTCTTTAGGAGGGGACTATTTGATGAGTTCTTCGTTGCCAACACTATAGGTTCCTTTGGTCTTACCGTTAACGACCTAAACCTCGGGTTCGTTATTACTATCCTGGCTGTGACCATTCTGACCATACCCTATTCCTTGAGGTACATGGAGGAGAGGTTCCACGAACTAGGTTCAGGGAACTGGGGCCTTTTCTTTGGTCTCTTTTCACTGTTCGCAGTCTCAATGCTTTACGTTGTGCTTTCCACTAACCTGCTGGAGATTTACGTTTTCCTCGAGATCGCATTGGTTACATCCTTCCTTCTGATCCTTCTCTATGGGTATGGGGATAGGAGGAGAATAAGCCTACTCTACTTCGTGTGGACCCACGTTGGTACGGTTCTACTTTTGGCCTCGATCATTGTGATAGGCTTAGAGACGGGTTCAATGGATGTGTACTCCGCTTATGGAGTTTTCAGGGACTACTCATCAATAGGGTACAGCCTAGTCCTCTTCCTTCTAGCTGTTGTGGGTATGATGGTTAAGGGTGCTCAAGCGGGAGTGAACGTCTGGCTTCCGTACGCCCACGGTGAAGCCCCTACCCCGATTTCAGTGTTGCTTAGTCCCAACATGGTGGGGCTGGGAGTCTTCGTCTCCATCATTTACTTCTACCTCTTTCCAGGTCTTCAGTTCCTTGCCCCGATCTTCATAGGTTGGGCAGTTCTGACCATGATTTATGGCGGTATTAACGCGTTAGCCCAGAGGGACTTCAAGAGGTTCTTGGCTTACTCCAGCGTGTCTCAGATGGGTTACATGCTCCTTGGAGGAAGCATTGCGTTCTTTGTGGGTTTAACGAACTCTATTGCGAGCTTACCCCTGGGGATAATAGCGTCCATATTGATTTACGCCTCCCACGGATTGGGAAAGGCCCTCCTCTTCATGAGTGCTGGCGCTTCAATAACTGAGGCCCATGAGAGGGACATAGACAAGCTAGGAGGGTTTTACCTGACGTCTCCCCTCCATACGACCTTGTCCTTTATAGGCTTGTTAAACATCCTAGGTTTACCCCCCACAGTAGGGTTGGTCAGTGAAGCCCTCCTCCTCTTCGCCACCGGGGAGCTGGTAAGCAAGGTTGGAGTTCCGTGGTTCTTAGTCCTAGCGGCGTTTCTCTTTATTGCAATAGGTCTGTCCTCCGCTTACGCAACTTACCTCTTTAAGAAAGTTTACGCTGGTAAGCCTAAAATTGAAGTGTCCTTGGACAAGGCAAAGGAGTATAGCGTACCCATGTTCCTAATTGCTGTTATAAGCGTGGTCTTGTTCTTCTTACCTCAGTTGGCAGTAAACTCTATAGGTAACTTCTTAACGTCCCTTACAGGTAGCAATCTTCTCCTTCCCTTAACTGTCTTCTTGCCTGCAATCGGCTCTCTCGTAGCTCTTGTGACCACGTCCAAGCTCAGCAGGGATGTAAGGGGAGCCATCGTAACTGTGACCATAGGGATAAGCATGGTCATGGCCTGGCTTAACCTAATTAACAGTGTTGAGCTCAACAGGATCTTCTTTGTCCCCTCTCAATATTACCTTATCTCAGGGTACCTCTCCTTCAGTTCCTCCCTTTTACAGTCAATTCTAGGGGTATTCGTTTCAACTCTCTCCTTCTTCATAGGGATTTATAGCGTGGGCTACATGAGGGAGGACAATGTGCTAAGGAGATACTGGGGTTTCTTCGGCTTCTTCGTCTCCTCCATGCTAGCTGTGGTCCTATCAGATAACCTCCTCCTTTTTATAGCTGGGTGGGAGGGGACTAGCTTAGCCTCCTATGGTCTCATTAGCTACTGGTTGGACGATAACGAGAAGAACGTTGTTGGAGATCCAGGTAGGTTTGTATTAAACTTAGAGTACCTATCCAAGCCTACGACCTCAGGGATAAGGGCAATGATATTTACCAGGGTCGCAGACGTTGGTCTACTGATGGGGTTGGGCTACCTTCTCTATCTAACCTCAGGCTCGCCATACTATGGTTCCACATCCCTGTATAACCAGGTAGGAGTCCTCCCCGGGGTGTTTCAGGTTCTCTCCCTAGTAGCCTCCACTCCCTTAGGGTTAGGTATACTTATCCTGACGTTCCTAGGAGGTCTCTCCAAGAGCGCTCAGTTCCCGTTCACTCAGTGGCTCGTCACAGCCATGACTGGTCCCACTCCTGTAAGCGCATTGATACATGCAGCCACCATGGTTAACTTGGGTGCAATGCTCACTTTCCTGACCTATCCTTTCCTTGAGTTCCAGGCAAACTCCTCTAGTATAGGTAACCTAATCCTATTCTTCTCCTTCATGGCAGGTATTTCTCTCTTCACAGCGCTTTACACAAGCTTTAACGCCCTAGTGTCTAATGAGCAGAAGGTTGTCCTAGCCAATTCAACTGCTGATCAGATCTCATTAATGATATTGTCCTCCTCCTTGGGAGGTCTCTTGGCGATTTATCAAGGGAACCTCATATATCTCTTCACTGGGATAGCCATAGGTATAGTCCAGATGATCGCTCACGGGGTGTACAAAGCGTCGCTGTTCATGAACGCTGGAAGCGTAATTCATTACACGGAGAACAGGTACATGGGGGTCTTTCCCAAACTCTACAAGAGACTTAAGACTGTGTTTATCCTTCAGCTGATTGCTGCCCTTAACCTAGCTAACGTCCCTCCACTGGTAGGCTTCTGGGCTCACTCCTACATCTCCTCCTTGACCTCCTTTAGTTCACCATTAAACCTGCTTTACCTATTCTTGGAGTTCCTGGGAGCGGTGTACATTTTGAGGTACGTCATGAAGACTTTCCTGTGGAGCTCAGAGGGGCATGAGGAGGCTGAAGGACACGTTTACCCAGAGATGGTAATTTCTCCAGCTGTCCTTATTTTGGCTTCCATTGGTTTAGGGGTCTCAATTCCTGTGATCGTCTCCTTTTTGGCATCACACTTCATTGCAGCGAGCTCTCTCTTCAGTTTCGATTTTGTGGAATTTGGGCTATCTATGGTTGGGATCTTAATTGCTGTGTTGGTCTACGTGAGACCCAGGGACTTCTCTGCGACAGGTCTTAAGCCATTCATAAACTTCCTCTATTATGGATGGTACGTCTACCCGGCGCTCGACAAACTTGGGATGTCCCTTTACGGTGGTGCCCTAGGGCTCTATAGAAGGTTTGAGTACGGGGTAATCGACATGGGGCTTAACGTTAAACTCCCTGGAGTTTTAATCTCGACAGGAAATAAGTACTACAAGGACATACAGACAGGCCTCCTCAGGGACTATATCGGGCTTTACGTCGGTGGCTTTATACTATTGATGGTCATTGTGCTAATAATCATAGGGGTGATATGA
- the nuoN gene encoding NADH-quinone oxidoreductase subunit NuoN, translated as MSYLLYLPVAIPSLVILFSSLAVLFIDKGREEDYRLAYGLTSATVIVTLAVLIASLSLRLYNYSIFSGSLYLDLPGYLLSIATFAGTIVALTGLTGHMRDWKTRSSMLSLIMLTDLGVLYMSFSYDVLVILMGWAISSAATYAITMLRKDRKSVDAGIKYLILGLVSSSFMILGFAAYVVSTGTLSLNFSSLSYPDLLVLGLALLSISFLFKIGAFPFQGWLPDVYTMADRGSVSFVSSVGKLIGIVPLLKVLTLGDPSGVEKVAVIALFSVVSVLSMVVGNIVAFSRSDVAAILSFSSIAQMGFILVGFSVIQVDPTLAEAGIFTQILAYVIAQAGLFNFLGHLEKVSGTTNLEGLRGLAKGDRGLAASSIILVLSLLGIPPILGFWGKLFLFESAYTLPWLIVIAVLNSAASAGYYIPIIREMFRDGSVKLVRSGERDSVIMASVLSIVVGILAPLILVMFG; from the coding sequence ATGAGTTACCTCCTTTATCTTCCTGTAGCTATCCCTTCGCTTGTAATCCTATTCTCTTCCCTGGCCGTTCTTTTCATAGATAAGGGACGCGAAGAAGATTATAGGTTAGCCTACGGTCTTACCTCAGCTACAGTTATAGTCACTTTAGCTGTTCTAATAGCTTCCTTGTCGTTAAGACTTTACAATTACTCGATATTCTCAGGGTCGCTATACCTTGACCTGCCGGGGTACCTCCTTTCCATAGCCACCTTTGCAGGTACCATAGTGGCCTTAACTGGCTTGACTGGACATATGAGGGACTGGAAGACAAGGTCCTCCATGCTGTCCCTGATAATGCTGACGGACCTGGGGGTGCTCTATATGTCTTTCTCCTATGACGTACTGGTTATTTTAATGGGGTGGGCGATTTCCTCAGCTGCTACCTATGCCATTACCATGCTTAGAAAGGATCGGAAGTCGGTTGACGCTGGGATCAAGTACTTGATTCTGGGTCTAGTGTCCTCCTCCTTCATGATACTAGGCTTCGCAGCCTACGTCGTTAGTACTGGGACGCTGTCACTGAACTTCTCGTCATTGAGTTACCCAGACCTCCTAGTATTGGGTTTGGCTCTGTTGTCAATCTCCTTCCTTTTTAAAATAGGTGCGTTCCCATTTCAGGGTTGGCTACCTGACGTGTACACCATGGCTGACCGGGGTTCTGTCTCATTTGTTTCCAGTGTCGGAAAGTTGATAGGTATTGTACCCCTGCTTAAGGTGTTAACCTTAGGAGACCCTTCAGGGGTCGAGAAGGTAGCTGTTATAGCCCTCTTCTCCGTGGTCTCAGTCCTAAGCATGGTTGTGGGAAACATTGTGGCTTTTTCAAGGTCTGACGTAGCAGCCATCCTGTCCTTCAGTAGTATAGCCCAAATGGGGTTTATCCTGGTCGGGTTCTCAGTTATACAGGTAGACCCTACTTTGGCTGAGGCGGGAATATTTACCCAGATATTGGCGTACGTCATAGCCCAGGCCGGGCTCTTTAACTTTCTAGGTCACTTGGAAAAAGTGTCAGGTACTACTAACCTTGAGGGGTTGAGGGGTTTGGCCAAGGGAGACAGAGGGTTAGCAGCGTCCTCCATAATCCTCGTCTTGAGCCTGTTGGGAATACCCCCAATACTTGGGTTCTGGGGAAAACTCTTCCTCTTTGAATCAGCCTACACCCTACCCTGGTTGATCGTGATTGCTGTCCTGAACTCAGCAGCGTCTGCCGGTTACTACATACCTATAATAAGGGAGATGTTCAGGGACGGATCTGTGAAACTAGTGAGATCAGGGGAGAGGGACAGTGTTATAATGGCTTCTGTTCTCAGTATTGTTGTGGGAATCTTGGCTCCCCTCATATTGGTGATGTTCGGTTGA
- a CDS encoding inositol-3-phosphate synthase has translation MIRVGIAGVGNVASALVQGVEYVKQGGKVPGLLNLDYKPEEIEVVLALDIDARKVGKRLSQAIFERPNVVEKYVDVNNDVTVLRGPTLDGMEGILSNVIEEAEERPVDVPEVLRENRVDVLLNLLPTGANKASEYYAESSLKAGSAFINASPSPIVEKFEDDFKKIGVPLLGDDLISQIGGTALHSGIINFLEARGVKVTRSYQIDISGTTETLITLEDWRKEMKKRIKSSYISSQQDGVEVVAGTSDYVQFLGDRRVSYMVIEGEYALGAKVRIDISMKSLDGPNAVAPLLDLIRLAKLLKIKGVGGSPPQVCSHFFKGYPRGRAGDTKAVLQSYLEGLK, from the coding sequence TTGATAAGGGTAGGAATAGCAGGTGTGGGTAACGTAGCCTCTGCCCTAGTCCAGGGGGTGGAATACGTAAAGCAGGGAGGCAAAGTACCCGGACTACTGAACTTGGACTACAAACCAGAGGAAATCGAGGTGGTCCTAGCCCTTGACATAGATGCTAGAAAAGTGGGCAAGAGGCTCTCCCAGGCCATATTTGAGAGGCCTAACGTAGTGGAGAAGTATGTAGATGTGAATAACGACGTTACCGTGTTAAGGGGACCTACCCTGGACGGGATGGAAGGCATACTTTCCAACGTGATAGAGGAGGCTGAGGAACGCCCAGTAGACGTCCCTGAGGTCCTGAGGGAAAACAGAGTTGATGTCCTGTTGAACCTCCTACCAACAGGTGCAAATAAGGCTAGTGAATATTACGCTGAGAGCTCACTCAAGGCTGGGTCCGCTTTCATAAACGCGTCCCCCTCCCCAATAGTGGAGAAGTTTGAAGATGACTTCAAGAAGATCGGTGTCCCTCTTCTTGGGGACGACCTGATTAGCCAAATAGGGGGGACAGCTCTTCACAGCGGGATAATTAACTTTCTTGAGGCTAGGGGGGTGAAGGTAACTAGGTCATACCAAATAGACATCTCGGGCACAACGGAAACTCTGATCACTTTGGAGGACTGGAGGAAAGAGATGAAGAAGAGGATAAAGTCCTCCTACATATCCAGTCAACAGGACGGAGTCGAGGTGGTAGCAGGGACCTCCGATTACGTGCAATTTCTGGGGGATAGGAGGGTCAGCTACATGGTAATTGAGGGGGAATACGCTTTAGGGGCTAAGGTAAGGATAGACATATCAATGAAGAGTTTGGACGGACCCAACGCTGTAGCCCCTCTATTGGACTTAATAAGACTTGCCAAACTCCTTAAGATCAAGGGTGTGGGTGGGTCGCCTCCTCAGGTGTGTTCCCATTTCTTCAAGGGGTATCCCAGGGGTAGGGCTGGAGACACTAAGGCTGTTCTCCAGTCATATTTAGAAGGGTTGAAGTGA